In Magallana gigas chromosome 1, xbMagGiga1.1, whole genome shotgun sequence, the sequence AACAAGTTTTCCACATTTTTTATCGAACACGCTAATCACCAAAGAATTcttataaatatgaataagaaaaaaaaccagtgGTTTATATTAGCGAACctgtttaaataatattatttgagCTACTTGATTACAATGTTTATCAGATTCTGCTAACGGTTATAATTATGGTATGAACAGATGAACAAAGTTATtatttcaaggtttttttttatctatgagAAAGTTGTAATCTTTAATATCGTACATGTAGGATGCATGTCGTATCGTGAAAGAAAATTACCATACCGTATAAGGAAAACATGATCATATGGAAAAAGTGAGAAAATCTAaaggtttttttattaaaatttcactTCCCCAAATGTAACGAGAAACAGTAACCCCAAAACACTAGgaacattttattataattacctAAGATAAATTGGCAGTTACATACGAGAACAGTCAAAATATGACTGATATTGTATAATGTCAATTCTAACCAgcatcaaattaaatatattgtgCAAGTTGAATCAAAAGTCCTAGGTTTTACTTCAATTTGTAATTTCAATTTGtgtaggttttttttgttttgttttaacttttCAAGTGAACAATCATGTACGACGATTAACCTGTTTCATCTTGCAAGTCCTGTGGTGTTTGTACACCGCCGTTTGTGTGTTGCATAATCATGCTTTGTAGATTACCAATTATTGAGGGACaatatctaattttaattattcaaaacaaacgccatttagaattaaatgcatcgaatatgtgtaaaaaatatTGCTAAAACATCTTTTATTGCCTTTATGTATctaattagaataaaaaaatattcaatattagaATATGCTTTATTGTTatttaaagtaattaaaaaaaatggtttataaataataatttgaagTGGATGCATTGTAACACATTAACAAACGGATATTCCATAAGGTTTGTTAAGCGATAAActtatttatcatttatgaCAAACAATTAGGTAagctttaaaatattaatattgtcCTTATTCTTTAAAACCTCTCTTTGATGTGTTTTTCTTCATACAGCTACACGTAGAACCTTTGTATTCTGGTGATACTCTGTTACACGTCAGACTTTTCGACACACCTGGAATTTCCCTGCTCACTTGTGTTCGAAAACAAGAGCTGGAAATGATGATAGATGGAAAGATTAAACCAGGTGCTAAGGTAAATCTACtgatatcattttgtttttattaaccAATAACACAAATGAAATACtgcaaaagaataaaaattgcaacttccttttttttaaaaaataagattggtaaacaatatataaatagtgcctgtttgggtgggtgacagttgaaattgacgacccctcgaaaaccattgtcaaccgacgcgaagcggaggttgacaatagtttccgagaggtgtcaatttcaactgttttcctcccaaacaggcactatttattttgttatactgaatgtcttaattctaaagaaaacatcactgcttttagataggaatgacgtgaattctaaggcgaaccgtacgcgcatgtaacaattcgtaatgttacccgttgctaagtgcgttgctaacgctgagggtaatactatataaatagtgcctgtttgggagggtaacagttgaaattgacaccccgagaaaaccattgtcaaccgacacgaagcggaggttgacaatggttttcgaggggtgtcaatttcaactgttaccctcccaaacaggcactatttattttgttatactgaatgtcttttttaaaaattttaagaaaattttactgcttttatataggaataacgtgaattctacagcgaaccgtacgcgcataattttcgcgcatgtaatattttttaatgttacccgttgccaagtgcgttgcttacgctgagggtaatagtaaatattattaactgcgtcttaaccaatcagatttcagtatttaacatgaaagtataacaaaacagattatgaactgcgtctaaaccaatcagatttcagtatttaacataaaagtataaccATATGATTtattctctttattttttttttttttttggttttaagtGATAATGTTTTATGCTGTAAGGTATCATCTGAGTTAAACGCGGAAAATATTAACACATTGTTAAACTTAAGCAGGTGCAATGAAATATTATTGTTGTTTAAACGACGAATTTTGCTCCCTAATGTACGATGTTTAACGTGTGTATTTATTAAATCATGAAAAGGGCATTTATGTGTAAAAgctattcatttaaatttaaggaATTCCAATATTTCTGGTGGGTTTGAAATATGCATATGAGTAAGATATGTCCTTAACTAACAATGTTAGCAAATCCAAGTGCCGTTGATATGTTCGTTAATTTTACTTCTCTCTGAATTGGGAAAGGCAGTTTTGCACGTGCACACcgtaaagtattttttatacatgtagtaatgatatagatttcacaatttttagattaaaaaagcTGCAAAAATGATGCAGACAAATGAAATTCTAAGAGAAAATCCTACCCCTGCAGACCAGATGCACTGCATTATATTTGTCGTCCGAGCAACATCCGACATGTCCGTGCATCCTCCAACCATGGGCTTAGAAGTGATGCGTAGCATTCGCAAACAACGAAAGGCTGaaggtaaaatatatttatttatgacaTTTATATTACATTAATGTGCAAAGTAATTTTTCAGTGTATTCCAGTATCCTCTTTTTGATACGATTTCGGGTTTCCTCTGgtgttaaaattgtaaaaaagtaGCACCCAAAAGGTTAAAAACACTAATACTATATCCTTGAAGTGAGTCAAGTTAAAGTGTTTGGAGCATTTCCCGTGTCTGAATTTTTACTGGTCCTTAAAAATCTTACTATACTTGCATGGTTCGTGCCAccggaaaaaaatcataatacatGTTGCTTTATACTACTCTTAGAGaggaagtttttattttttcacataaAAATTGCTTATGACGTGAGGTGTGCCATGAGTTTAGCCAAGGCCGAGTTGGAAGTCCAAGATCATAGTTTAAAATTGCTTAAATCATGCCTTGGCCATATCTTGTAATGGAACATGATTAGAAGGTATTAGATAAAGAGAGTGACCTGTCCATATGTACTGACTATAGATTTGATCATTTCTGCAAGTCCAGTGTCACTATAAGAATGAAAAAGCTATTTTATGTtctaatataaaataaagaactaCTTGAGTTTGGATATTTTCTtggtatcatttgtgagcttgttACACAGATGTATAATATAGGTGTAAGTGATTTTTGCAATCTTAATCGCTTCATGTTAATTATGTCAGCAAGTCATATAAACTTTCATGTAGTAAAACGTCATTTATGTTACCCGATACGTGTATCATGAACCTTAACCCAAGATCATTTGAGTAAGTTCGAGGTCATTGTACAAAAAATCTGGTCTGGAaaagtgactgaatggcagaggttcATCTTGTGTTGATTGTgtcaggccacataaaaaaagacatattttaaatTCTGTCACCATCATGCCTCTCTGAAAATGGTCTGCTTCCAGGTATTttatatttgggggggggggggggggggtaaaacaCTTGGTAtactaaaaattcaaatcatttaatGGCTGCATGAACTATGGATTATAGATGTAGttgatttaattcatatttgttatcttaagttaaaataaaatgcaactTAATAATAGAAATTGGTTCGTGTAgtcatattagcattaacaattAAAAACTAGATGCTCTCactagacagtaatacccgcaccaagtgtttgcccctaaataacactgtgtTGTACCagttcaattaaaaatgaaggccacatgcaagctccggtaatacatttaaaaattataattttcataactgaaggatgagatcccttcccatatgataaaaCACATGAGCAGccctttatgtgcaatttggggttgaactttttgcagtgaattttcagttaatcaataatcttaacatttcatgtcatagaaagtataacggtctttataattattacaaacaaaattagaaattaaattatgccccctccccgtggcggttgtaGGTCTGTGtgcatacatatgtacatcACCGTGTGCACaaatttagagaaggggtgggagtgaggggtccagatcccccccccccaatgaaaattcatttatatcaattgtaaaattaccaaaaatacaccttggaccccaatgctcttacagacatgtaaacgctctaacccactgcgcttaaatgttaggtaacattatttggggggtaaatatttaattaatatttaagatactttattgtttatctcaatagaaagaatacatcacaatatgcaggtgtcttgcaccaccttaaagctgttatttacctaataaaatggtGCAAATGGATTTGAAGAAtgggtcataaaaatacatgcatgttacaaataactgatctttgtctgaagttacatacacaacacaggtctgcaggtatCATTAGTGGGTattagttttacccagctcttcgattagatgggttcgcgtgtatacatacatgactgtgttttccatatgcagaaaaggattagttaagatcagctaaaggaattcattattgtgttttaattggattattaTTATGATgctgaccaatataggtaagcataatacatgtagtagaagtagcacaatataatgagatgccagcatacataagtcctactttcactttctaaatgtgacctccctttgacagcatactgtatcatcatcttttaatatttaaataagcttatcatcgttacctatcctatcgcatttgtaaagtttctgtcattttagttgcaaaggttattttttcatttgtcagacttgcactattgagttgaccccatcttgaccctgtataaacaatttcttattaaatttgtgtataaaatgtaagtaagtgtactagacacttaattatcatttttatatgagttataataggaaggaaggagtattttttcttaatgtattataatgcatcaaatacaatgtaggtcatgaccttatgagactagctgttctgaccccacgaaacaggaaaatacaaaatatcttttaatgtcattatgatgcatcaaatggtgtaaagtacattaatgacccccaggtgttgtctttaactcgctttgcccgagtaagtgcatagaagagttaattaaaatcaactcccaataaagtattatatcttattcatatgttacaatagtgtttgatccatgtgggtaattcctagcctaatgatgtcactgctttgtttaggagactttacaattgccccaaataggcgaatacacatgcatataacattttgtttataaatcttaaaaacagaattaagcaatttcaaaatgttaatgtgcatcaggagagaaaaagcaatcaagaaatgatttaaaatttgctactgcaaacatgtaagaatgtattaagaagactgaatcttatcaaccaggttagattgggggggggtgattgtggagtataaacatttataatttgaatcattgattgttattaattttaacttgtcaaataatactagttattgatcccaaggtagaaatatgacctctgatcatatctcaatagatcatttgtcaattatgcaagatgtaatgtatttttttttagaataactTTTTTCACCTGTTTATAGAAGTTTTTAGACatccaaattatattttgatttaatagaacatttgataattaaggggggggggtatatttgagcttgtttgggggtgggggttccaagtcatatatttgacaattttttaatgtaatttaaaataagactaatccatactacagtcatgaacatgaatagtatggaacaaaacacaaactaatacatgtatatatacatagaaagtattacaaaacataaatgattgttctatatctgggttcttaaattgaatcatatatcatgtacatattatagtattgtttctttgttcaaggcattcagatggtatgtagatCGATCATGATCCCAAGCGCTCTTccttaaattatcaaatatcataaaaaccattgagatccccatcttaatccaaagatattattcctccttaggtcctggcgcatcagatcattatgccatgtaagtcatgaccctaatgggtgtcaaaagggtgtggggtctaacattgaaccttgtaggaggAATTGTAGACTCTATTtaaaatggtaacttgaaaacggacaaagatattaatatagtgttttcataatcatatgttgactgttactggcaatatatagggtttattaaatctgacccctggggtcatccccacccccaaggaatttgaaattaccatatatctcagaaactgttataatcatgacccctaaaccaaatatattcatgtttctgatgtcaaggggcatcaaatgttatgtaggtcatgggccctgtgggtggtcctgaccccctcaaacagcaagtcccgtaatatcttcaaaacagttgagatccccacccttaaaccatatatattcttgtcccttgtgtcaaggggcatcaaacggtatgtaggtcatgggccccgggggtggtcatgacccccctcgaacaggaagtacacgaatatcttgaaaacggttgagatccccaccccttaaccatatatattcttgatccttaaagggcatcaaaagatatgtaggtaatgggcccagggttaaatttaatttttcaaaaccgtaatgcacatctacattgatctatggaacagttcctatcatatcccaagatatgatgtgtctatccattagatcataaaaggagttctaggatctatgtttttttttaactgataaacgtcaattttgtgctactttttgactccctggataaaattaaaatttttaaaaccttactgtaCATCTATAGatcagtccctatcatatcccaagatatgatgtgtctatccattaaatcataagaggagttctgggatctatggggtttttttaagtgataaacgtcatttttctgctactatttgactccctggatacaatttagatttttaaaatcttattgcacatctataggacagccccaattatatcccaagagatgacgtagctaccccaaaagttgtaagaggagttcttggaaccatacttttttttgcaaaaaaacgacatttttgttgcccactgatccccttaataaaaaataaaattctggaacctgatcacgcctcaatatgacacccccaatcatattctagaagatcatttggctactgcaaaaagaaaatgacgtttttgaaaccagttttttttgtaaaaaaaaacgtcattttttagcaattaattgccccccaggacaaaattgaaaattccgaaaccttattgcgcatctataggataccctaaaacatattccaagagatgatttgtctactgttgaaaatttaggaggagttcgaggaagaaggtttattgtggaaaaaacgtcattttttaccaattatttgacccccaggactaccagagaatgtttgaaacctttttacaaaacaatatgtcaccccaaatcaaactctaaGAGTTCAGATTGCTGggttataagatgtaagagcagtttgagaaagtaaaacgtgacagacggacggacggacggaacagagtaacaacaatatacctgaactttctttagaaagtgcgggtataaaaagGAGCagttatttataaaacatgGACGCTGAAATAAATggcatcatttttttctttaatagaaAAGTACTTaacgtattatatt encodes:
- the LOC136273504 gene encoding uncharacterized protein; this translates as MTSDITNSVPYINIILIGESGSGKSSLVNTFATALENGNTIMSICSSIPAKSSIGSVTTQLHVEPLYSGDTLLHVRLFDTPGISLLTCVRKQELEMMIDGKIKPGAKIKKAAKMMQTNEILRENPTPADQMHCIIFVVRATSDMSVHPPTMGLEVMRSIRKQRKAEGHLSKFR